A window of the Bacillus andreraoultii genome harbors these coding sequences:
- the lon gene encoding endopeptidase La — protein sequence MNEEQNMIVPLLPLRGLLVFPTMVLHLDVGRDKSVQALEKAMMNDHLIFLTTQKDTTIDEPTEEDIYEIGTLTKVKQMLKLPNGTIRVLVEGLKRGRIEEFDQTEEYFSVKISTFENETHSDVEEEALMRMILDLFEQYIKMSKKISAETYATVQDIEEPGRLADIIASHLPLKLKEKQELLEMVDVKERMNAIITILNNEKEVLQLEKKIGQRVKQSMERTQKEYYLREQMKAIQKELGDKEGKSGEIETLTEKIEQAGMPAHVYEAAMKELNRYEKIPSTSAESAVIRNYLDWLIALPWSKETKDDMNIKKAERILNEDHYGLEKVKERVLEYLAVQKLTNSLKGPILCLVGPPGVGKTSLARSVARSLNRKFVRVSLGGVRDESEIRGHRRTYVGAMPGRIIQGMRKAGTINPVFLLDEIDKMSNDFRGDPSAAMLEVLDPEQNKNFSDHYIEETYDLSKVMFIATANDLSTIPNPLRDRMEIITIAGYTEIEKLHIAKDYLINKQLKDHGLQKQQLQIRDEALTSVIRYYTREAGVRGLERQIAKICRKTARIITSEEKKRVIVTDKNIEDLLGKKVFHYGQAETEDQIGVATGLAYTAFGGDTLQIEVVFAPGKGKLVLTGKLGDVMKESAQAAFSYIRSSAEKLGIDPMFHEKYDIHIHVPEGAVPKDGPSAGVTMTTALVSALSGKPVKREVGMTGEVTLRGRVLPIGGLKEKTLSAHRAGLTTIIMPKDNERDLDDIPESVREELTFIPVTHVDEVLKNAIVGEIREN from the coding sequence ATGAACGAAGAACAAAATATGATTGTTCCCCTCCTACCGCTTCGGGGATTACTTGTTTTCCCGACAATGGTACTTCATCTTGATGTAGGTCGAGATAAATCTGTACAAGCCTTAGAAAAGGCAATGATGAATGACCATTTAATTTTTTTAACAACGCAAAAAGATACAACGATTGATGAGCCGACTGAGGAAGATATCTATGAAATAGGTACGTTAACAAAAGTGAAACAGATGCTAAAACTTCCAAACGGGACTATTCGCGTACTAGTTGAAGGCTTAAAGCGGGGGAGAATTGAAGAATTTGACCAAACGGAAGAATATTTTTCAGTAAAGATTTCCACTTTTGAAAATGAAACACATAGTGATGTTGAAGAAGAAGCGCTTATGCGAATGATTCTTGATTTATTTGAACAATACATAAAAATGTCAAAAAAAATCTCTGCCGAAACATATGCGACCGTGCAAGATATTGAAGAACCTGGTCGACTTGCCGATATTATTGCTTCTCATTTACCATTGAAGCTAAAAGAGAAACAGGAACTTTTAGAAATGGTTGATGTAAAAGAACGAATGAATGCAATTATAACAATATTAAATAATGAAAAAGAAGTTCTTCAATTAGAAAAGAAAATTGGTCAACGTGTGAAACAGTCAATGGAACGGACGCAAAAGGAATATTATTTGCGTGAACAAATGAAAGCTATTCAAAAAGAGCTTGGGGATAAGGAAGGCAAATCAGGGGAAATCGAAACATTAACGGAAAAAATTGAACAAGCTGGTATGCCTGCACATGTGTATGAAGCAGCAATGAAAGAGTTAAACCGCTATGAAAAAATCCCAAGTACATCTGCAGAAAGTGCTGTCATTCGTAATTATCTTGATTGGTTAATCGCATTACCTTGGTCAAAAGAAACGAAAGACGACATGAATATTAAAAAAGCAGAACGAATTCTTAATGAAGATCATTATGGCTTAGAGAAGGTTAAAGAGCGAGTATTAGAATATTTAGCTGTGCAAAAACTAACGAACTCATTAAAAGGTCCGATTCTTTGTCTTGTCGGTCCTCCAGGAGTGGGTAAAACAAGTCTTGCAAGATCAGTTGCCCGTTCTTTAAATCGTAAATTTGTCCGTGTCTCATTAGGTGGTGTTCGTGATGAATCAGAAATACGGGGACACCGTCGAACATATGTCGGCGCAATGCCAGGAAGAATCATTCAAGGGATGCGTAAAGCTGGTACAATTAATCCTGTTTTCTTATTAGATGAAATTGATAAGATGTCAAATGATTTTCGTGGTGATCCTTCAGCTGCCATGCTTGAAGTTTTAGACCCAGAACAAAATAAAAATTTCAGTGATCATTATATTGAAGAAACATATGACCTTTCAAAAGTCATGTTTATTGCAACAGCGAACGATTTAAGTACGATTCCAAATCCATTGCGTGATCGGATGGAAATCATCACAATCGCAGGCTATACCGAAATAGAAAAATTACATATCGCAAAAGATTATCTTATTAATAAGCAATTGAAAGATCATGGGTTGCAAAAGCAGCAGTTACAAATTCGCGATGAGGCACTCACTTCAGTTATTCGTTATTATACACGAGAAGCTGGTGTCCGTGGTTTAGAAAGACAAATTGCGAAAATCTGTAGAAAAACGGCTAGAATTATAACGTCTGAAGAAAAGAAACGTGTGATCGTTACGGATAAAAATATTGAAGATTTACTCGGTAAAAAGGTTTTCCACTATGGTCAAGCGGAAACAGAAGATCAAATTGGTGTTGCTACAGGGCTTGCTTATACTGCTTTTGGTGGCGATACTCTTCAAATCGAAGTTGTTTTTGCTCCAGGGAAAGGGAAACTTGTTTTAACAGGGAAACTAGGAGATGTAATGAAAGAGTCGGCTCAAGCTGCATTTAGTTATATTCGATCGTCGGCAGAAAAATTAGGGATTGACCCGATGTTCCATGAAAAGTATGATATTCATATCCATGTACCAGAAGGAGCGGTTCCGAAAGATGGTCCTTCTGCAGGAGTCACAATGACAACAGCCCTTGTATCGGCTCTTTCGGGTAAACCTGTCAAACGTGAAGTAGGAATGACTGGAGAAGTGACGTTACGAGGAAGAGTACTCCCAATTGGTGGATTAAAAGAAAAAACATTAAGTGCGCATCGGGCTGGTTTAACGACCATTATCATGCCGAAAGATAACGAACGTGACTTAGATGATATACCTGAATCAGTTCGGGAAGAATTAACCTTCATCCCCGTTACCCATGTCGATGAAGTGTTGAAAAATGCAATAGTAGGTGAAATTCGTGAAAATTAA
- the yihA gene encoding ribosome biogenesis GTP-binding protein YihA/YsxC, with product MKIKSADIEISAVAPAQYPSSRLPEIALAGRSNVGKSSFINKMLGRKSLARTSSKPGKTQTLNFYKINEEFYFVDVPGYGYAKVSKKEREKWGGMIETYLTKREELKCVVSIVDFRHPPTNDDITMYQFLKHYRIPVVIIATKADKIPRGKWQKHLKIVKDTLQVEKEDTVIMFSSETGLGKEEAWKVLQSYIYEDVNINKENK from the coding sequence GTGAAAATTAAAAGTGCCGATATCGAAATTAGTGCTGTAGCTCCGGCACAATATCCAAGTAGTCGTTTGCCAGAAATCGCTTTGGCGGGGCGTTCAAACGTTGGAAAGTCGTCGTTTATTAATAAGATGCTAGGTAGAAAAAGTTTAGCAAGAACATCATCCAAACCTGGTAAGACGCAAACATTAAATTTTTATAAAATAAATGAGGAGTTTTACTTCGTTGATGTACCTGGTTATGGCTATGCGAAAGTTTCAAAAAAAGAGCGTGAAAAATGGGGCGGCATGATTGAAACTTATTTAACGAAGCGTGAAGAGTTAAAATGCGTTGTTTCAATTGTCGATTTTCGTCATCCGCCAACAAATGACGATATCACGATGTACCAGTTTTTAAAACATTATAGAATCCCAGTTGTTATTATAGCAACGAAGGCTGACAAAATTCCTCGAGGCAAATGGCAAAAGCATTTGAAAATAGTCAAAGATACATTGCAAGTCGAAAAAGAGGATACGGTCATCATGTTTTCCTCAGAAACAGGCTTAGGAAAAGAAGAAGCTTGGAAAGTTTTACAAAGTTATATTTACGAAGATGTGAATATCAATAAAGAAAATAAATAA
- a CDS encoding LiaI-LiaF-like domain-containing protein, which translates to MKKQIFPSIFLVGIGLYFFLQKLPIEVGFQLFTWPTILLIIGLALLIQAYLANDFPIIIPGILFVGLGIHFHLVQQWEIQLDHVGVTLLFIALGFFLIAKKIKSGKFYSWLFLFLAVIQLFHTNLFSWLKLSTEEVRKFESIWPIALMIIGVYVFIFKRK; encoded by the coding sequence ATGAAAAAACAAATTTTCCCTAGTATCTTCTTAGTTGGTATTGGTTTATACTTCTTTTTGCAAAAACTTCCAATAGAAGTCGGTTTTCAACTGTTCACATGGCCGACAATTCTTCTAATTATTGGACTAGCTTTACTCATTCAAGCCTATTTAGCTAATGATTTCCCTATAATTATACCAGGCATATTATTTGTTGGGTTAGGAATCCACTTCCATCTCGTTCAACAATGGGAGATTCAACTCGATCATGTTGGTGTAACCTTATTATTTATTGCATTAGGTTTTTTTCTTATAGCAAAAAAAATAAAAAGTGGGAAATTCTACAGCTGGCTATTTTTATTTCTTGCAGTCATACAACTCTTCCATACAAATTTATTTTCATGGCTCAAACTATCAACTGAGGAAGTTCGTAAATTCGAATCCATTTGGCCTATCGCCTTAATGATTATCGGGGTTTATGTATTTATTTTTAAAAGAAAATAG
- the hemA gene encoding glutamyl-tRNA reductase produces the protein MHIIVVGLNYKTAPVEIRERLSFQEAEIGTAMEVLKTKKSILENVIVSTCNRTEIYAVVDQLHTGRYYIKEFLAQWFNIGREEFEDYLFIYENQLAIKHLFHVTCGLDSMVIGETQIIGQVRSSFLLAQQLNTIGTVFNQLFKQAVTVAKKAHTETDISSNAVSVSYAAVELAKKIFGNLSGKHVLIIGAGKMGKLAIQNLQGSGASTISVVNRTLEHARQLASEFSGNGYSLDSLPSCLLQADIVISSTGANRYVITKEMMESVNKQRKGKPLLFVDIAVPRDIDPAVNEYESIFLYDIDDLKDVVEANLQERERAAEMIQLFIREEMALFQEWLNTLGVVPLISSLREKALNIQADVMKSLERKLPDLTERERKIVGKHMKSIINQMLKDPILQIKELAASPSGDEALHYFEQIFALTEQVSQKKTNREKKQVENSLRTVPSYMND, from the coding sequence ATGCACATAATCGTTGTTGGACTTAATTATAAAACAGCACCTGTGGAAATCCGGGAACGTCTTTCATTCCAAGAAGCTGAAATAGGTACAGCTATGGAAGTGTTAAAAACTAAAAAAAGTATATTAGAAAATGTAATTGTATCTACTTGTAACCGGACGGAAATTTATGCGGTTGTTGATCAACTACATACAGGCCGATATTATATAAAGGAATTTTTAGCCCAATGGTTTAACATCGGTCGAGAGGAATTTGAAGATTATCTTTTTATATATGAAAATCAATTAGCCATAAAACATTTATTCCATGTTACATGTGGGTTAGATTCGATGGTTATTGGGGAAACACAAATAATTGGTCAAGTTCGTTCTAGCTTTCTTCTTGCACAACAATTGAATACGATTGGAACAGTTTTTAACCAATTATTTAAACAGGCGGTCACTGTCGCGAAAAAGGCCCATACCGAAACAGATATTTCATCAAATGCCGTTTCCGTTAGTTATGCGGCTGTTGAATTGGCGAAAAAAATCTTCGGCAACTTAAGTGGGAAACATGTGTTAATTATTGGTGCTGGAAAGATGGGGAAATTAGCTATCCAAAATTTACAAGGAAGTGGCGCTAGTACGATTTCAGTTGTGAATCGAACATTGGAACATGCTCGGCAACTTGCGAGTGAATTTAGTGGGAACGGCTATTCACTAGACTCTTTACCAAGTTGTTTACTTCAAGCGGATATTGTCATTAGTTCTACAGGCGCGAATCGCTACGTCATTACAAAGGAAATGATGGAATCTGTGAATAAACAGCGTAAAGGCAAACCATTGTTATTTGTTGATATTGCTGTACCGCGCGATATTGATCCAGCAGTTAACGAGTATGAGTCGATTTTTCTTTACGATATTGATGACTTAAAAGATGTCGTTGAAGCGAATTTACAAGAAAGAGAACGAGCAGCAGAGATGATCCAATTGTTTATTCGTGAAGAAATGGCACTATTTCAAGAGTGGTTAAATACGCTCGGTGTTGTTCCATTAATTTCGTCATTACGTGAAAAAGCACTCAATATTCAAGCAGATGTGATGAAGAGCTTGGAACGAAAGCTACCAGATTTAACAGAACGAGAGCGGAAAATAGTTGGTAAACATATGAAAAGTATAATTAATCAGATGTTGAAAGACCCGATTTTACAAATTAAAGAATTAGCGGCAAGCCCAAGTGGAGATGAAGCTTTACATTATTTTGA